Within Sander lucioperca isolate FBNREF2018 chromosome 22, SLUC_FBN_1.2, whole genome shotgun sequence, the genomic segment AAACACAAACCTGTCCAGGTTAAAGGGCAAACACTTCTTCAGTTTCTTGAGGATGTTGGTGGCTATGATTAGAGGGAGGATGGGGAAAGGAATGGCATATGCTATAATACACACAATCAGAGCGGGCTTGTCTCTGTAACCAGTCAGTGAGATAAAAATCATGCTGCTCACAAAGGCCTCCATGACCTTCCAGAATCCAGGCAGAGCAGCAAGGTAGCTCCCTTTCTTCTTGTCCAGGAATTTGTCCTTCACCACTTCAAGTGTGTAGACAAAGGCacacaagaaagcaaatataCTCACTATCCAGCCGTACAGGCATTGCCATTTCAGGCAGGCATAGAAGTTGGCATAAGTGATAGCGACAGAGACCGTCATGAGCGTAGAGGACATGGCCATCCCAGTGGTGAAGTCATCCCAGTCCATGCAAAACAAATTGAGTATTACATCGAGCTTGAACATCTCAATAATGGTGATGATGAGGGTCATGATGGGGCAGAGGGCCCAGGTGAACATAGCATAGTTCCAGTAGGTATGGGTGCTCCCTCCTCTGAAGGCACCCAAGACAAAGGTGACCACAGAAAGAATGATCTGGGCCATGTGCAGCCCGCCTCGGCCGGTTAACAGAGTAGAAGGAGAAAACACAGCCTTGGACAATGTGTCCTTAATACTATCAATTATTCCCATCTCTTTAAATGAgctgaagagcagttaaaatgACTGTTATGTATGTCCTCACAGGCAGCTGCTACAAACTGGTTGAGGTGTGTCCAGCTCCACTTTCCTTGTGGTCTTTTACTGCTTTTCAGGTTTGCATATTATTCATGACACCGACTGTGTGTAGTGATAAATGTCTGCTGCTGCAGATATGAAATAACCAAAATGAGTATACTATAGGTAAAGAGGCATCAGTGAGGACAAGACACAGCAAAAGCAGATCTGCTTTGGCTCCCTGACTAATTAAGTTACCTCTGCTGTGTGCCCATCACTTCCTGCTATCAAATGCCATTTTATAAATAGGCCAGTGGTATTCAGCTCCTTTACtcttaagtagaagtactaataccacactataaaaataaataaataataaatgaaataaaaacaaaaataaagtaaaagtcctgcattggaaatgttacataagtaaaagtatgtaagtatcatcaggaaaatgtacttaaagtagtaaaagtaaaagtactcaatgcagaaaaatcctcacattttggaaactggaaacgatccaaacagttctgccaatcaactaagtgtttgtaggtctatatattgttgggtagttacatttataataaaacattgtattttataaactatatgtgttttgtgtgccaaaatcttaatttgtaaagtaacttgtaactaaagctgtcagattaatgtagtggagtaaaaagtacaatatttccctctgaaatgtagtggagtagaagtagaaaggggcatgaaaagaaaagactcaagtaaagtacaagtacctcaaattagtacttaagtacagtacttgagtaaaaactTGTAAactcagttacattccaccactgaaataggctacataaatgTACAAACTATGTCCAGACACATTCTATAAAACTCTACAGTTCAGCTGTTTCCCCCTTCCCCAGATCATCCGTAATATCATCTACAATGTACATTATTATATACTACATTTAGTTTTGTAATAGTTTTTGTTGCCCAAGCTTGTGAGAGGCACATTGAGAATTACCAGTCACCTATGCTGTGTTTATTATTGCTGCAGATTattctataatatatatctattagactaataaattaatattatatatatctaGAGTGGTTTGTGTGAGTCGCTGGGTAACATTACATGGAAGTTATTGAGAAACAAAATCATAAATTTTCCATTAAATCATTATATGAAATGGAAAAAGTATATCCCATATGAAGAGGTATGTTCTGTGTAGTGTTACATGTTGGTATTATATTTGGGTCACTGGACCACATTACATGGAAGCTATTGAAAAACTGCTATTATTTTCTACTAAAAATATTTATGTCAAATGCATGAATTACACAtaagtaataaaataataataaaaataaattaaaaagtaatacaaTAAAAAGTGTGCTACATCAGACCaattgatatgtgtgtgtgtatatatatatatatatatatatatatatatatatatatatatatatatatatatatatatatatatatatataaaactgtCACTAATATTGGCAAGTCAGCATGAAGGAATTGCAAAAACATCGATTTACGTTTCTGTACGGATATATTTATTTGTGACACTGTTTCAAGCTTCAGCTTTATGTGTtcccctttcttttttctcGCGGCCAATTGTGATATatcttcatttaaaaacacacgAATTGTCCCATATTGTTGACGAAATTGTTCTCCATTCAGTTGACAAGCTGTGTATTCAGCAGGTCAGTTTGTTGAGCTGGCGCTCGTTTCTGGGGAAGGTAAATCGAAAGCACAAAGAGGAAGTTGTTGTCAAGTGTTGGTAGCACTGCTGTGTGTTAGTATCAAACATTTAGAAATATGTCTTTACTTTTCTCCTTTTAAAGccgtaaacatttaaaaacaactctGGAGGAAGCCGTCGCCTTGTTGGAACTATATCTAGTTGTAATGATAATTTCATTTTCTTGggctatttattttatattcgtGTCGAAGCCATTGATTGGGAAAaattagccaacgttagcaaTGGGTCGATGACACAGGCTGCACTGCACCACAAGAGTTTTACTGAACACCGCCCGGCTTCTTGCACTAGTGAAGGACTATAGAGGCCAAATGGATTTCTCCAAATTCCTGGATGATGACTTTGATGTGAAAGACTGGGTGAACGGCGCCTTCAAGGTGGTGCAGAAAGACGCGCCGGGGaaggcagacacacacgcagccaCACTGGTCATGAAACTACAGCTGTTCATCCAGGAAGTCAACAATGCCATTGAGGGTAAGTAAACTGATGACGTTTTGCTTTAACACCACGTTAACAGTTTGTAGGGTGTTTTCTTTCGGCTGCACAAAGTGTATTTTGTCTTGCTGTCACCTAGTTTCCGGTGTCGTGCCAAGGTACTTATCCCCGCCAGGATTTGTATCCTGGAGCGCGTGTGCACTCAGAGAAGCGGAGTTTAACTGCTGCACTTCAAATTCACCTCTTAAATGGAACAAATAGCGTCGTGGAAGACTCGACAGGGTTTTCCAAGTAACAAGGGACTAATTTATCTACATAAATACGTTTATTTGTCTGTTACATTAAGGCGACGTGTGAATTGTTTAATGCGTCGCTTATTATTGTGGATTAATCGACAGTGTTTTCcttacccttcaccatacctagagactggcatggttttatttcagttagcctaatagctggtttgatttgcattgagagatgattttatggaaagtaccacatgccagtctctaggtatggtgaagggtatgtgatgatgtggggctattttaattccaaaggccaagggaactttatcaggatgcatagtatcctggatctatgaaataactggcatttaaaaataaaaatctgcctgcctctatgggaatttaacataggggtgtacttacttatgccccctgtattttaaggaaaaacatttatttattcacaatacattattcattcacaaagaaaattggtgccCTTAAAGGTTGGAGTTTTccaaatttttttaattaaggcattaagatcaatttccaaaagatgattttttattcctcttttttagtcaattttagcatgggttcataaacttatgagtgccactgtaagTGATCGTTTTGGAGGATGTTATTTGTGTGGTGACGTTGAACTGTAATGCACCCAAATTATAGAAACACCTGtcagttgaatcaacacctcgaAAACATTTTCAACAAAAACGGAACAATACAACATTCACAAAGGTAGGATATATTGCAGGACTGTTCTATTagaatgcatttattttaactggttgtacctaataaactggcaactgattGTATAGCATAGTATATACTTTACTTGAATTATGGTGACAATGAAACCTCTAAGATGTAGAGAGGATTGTACAAAATCACACTAATCTATTAGGAGCAGCATTAAGTTTGATTTTTGCTGTTGTTGAAACCCATACCAAAAAGGACTGCATGGAATGACTTCAGGCAATTTCTTCTTCGAATGACACCAACTGTGATATGATATAATGTTATGAAAGTTATACTTTTCTTGTTAAGTCCATTAActgaaatacttttgttttttatgtgtaGAGAGCAGTAATCAAGCCCTTCAAAATATGCCCAGAGTGCTGCGAGATGTGGAGGCTTTGAAACAGGAGGCTTCTTTCCTCAAGGAGCAAATGGTTCTGGTCAAGGAAGACATCAAGAAGTTTGAGCAAGACACTGTGCAGTCTATGCAGGTGTGGCATAAGTTCAATCGCTATGTCATTACTCCGTCTATAGCATATGCATACTTGAAGTAGATTCAAAAACAAAGATACAAATCTACATTGACTCTCAAAGTGTTTACCGAATGTTATGTCATTAGAATAATTTCTTTGACAATAAGCACTGTAATAGTCAGAGCCTGACAGTGGCATAAAATGTGCAGGGTGCTCTCAGGATATTTCTTAGGTATGACTTTCATATTGTGTGGTTCCTACTCACCAGGTCCTGGTGGAGATAGATCAAGTGAAGAGCCGCATGCAGGTGGCAGCTGACGCTCTGCAGGAGGCGGACAAATGGAGCACACTGAGTGCAGACATTGAGGAGACCTTCAAAACACAGG encodes:
- the LOC116061269 gene encoding myeloid-associated differentiation marker-like protein 2, yielding MGIIDSIKDTLSKAVFSPSTLLTGRGGLHMAQIILSVVTFVLGAFRGGSTHTYWNYAMFTWALCPIMTLIITIIEMFKLDVILNLFCMDWDDFTTGMAMSSTLMTVSVAITYANFYACLKWQCLYGWIVSIFAFLCAFVYTLEVVKDKFLDKKKGSYLAALPGFWKVMEAFVSSMIFISLTGYRDKPALIVCIIAYAIPFPILPLIIATNILKKLKKCLPFNLDRFVFIFLVISVVLYIFAAIVWPIFMFRNNPRPKDCPPSFCIWAIEFMVAFFTYVNLILFTLDLIFTLLGICNFKRT